One window of the Lipingzhangella halophila genome contains the following:
- a CDS encoding DUF4352 domain-containing protein, with protein sequence MSEYSGYPPNQPRKGMSTGAKIGAGCGGCAGLVVILVMVVVIAGVLGGDSDDTGNGGSDTEAGGNDEGQDDSEEAAGIGDTVESGAFAFTVTDLETGVESVGDNQYLTETPDGQYVIAHITVENVGDQAGTFDSTSQKLVDADGKEYSTDSSAQVAVDTDSWINEINPGNSVDGQLIFDVPAETELATLELSDFLTLEEPAVVELAE encoded by the coding sequence ACCAGCCCCGAAAGGGCATGTCCACTGGCGCGAAGATTGGCGCCGGCTGCGGCGGATGCGCCGGCCTGGTCGTCATCCTGGTCATGGTCGTCGTCATCGCTGGTGTTCTGGGCGGCGACAGCGACGACACCGGAAACGGCGGCTCGGACACCGAGGCCGGCGGCAACGACGAGGGCCAGGATGACAGCGAGGAGGCGGCCGGGATCGGCGACACCGTCGAGTCCGGAGCGTTCGCGTTCACCGTCACCGACCTCGAAACCGGTGTGGAGAGCGTCGGCGACAACCAGTATCTGACCGAGACGCCCGACGGGCAGTACGTGATCGCGCACATCACCGTCGAGAACGTCGGTGACCAGGCCGGGACGTTCGACTCGACGAGCCAGAAGCTCGTCGATGCTGACGGCAAGGAGTACTCCACCGACAGTTCCGCCCAGGTGGCCGTGGACACCGACAGCTGGATCAATGAGATCAACCCCGGCAACAGCGTCGACGGGCAACTGATCTTCGACGTGCCTGCCGAAACGGAGCTAGCCACGCTGGAGCTGTCGGACTTCTTGACACTGGAGGAGCCCGCCGTCGTCGAGCTGGCCGAGTAG